From Rutidosis leptorrhynchoides isolate AG116_Rl617_1_P2 chromosome 3, CSIRO_AGI_Rlap_v1, whole genome shotgun sequence, a single genomic window includes:
- the LOC139901722 gene encoding F-box protein CPR1-like: MDTNYIPNEIVANMLSRLEAKSLLRLQCVSKYWHSMLMDPDFMKLRSRKTIILSLGKTLHFIDVTDESTYSTFKCSSPSQQLGVKETDIQVIGSLNGLVVLVNVNAFVLYNPFTGESKRLPRPPTPNHSDSGYGFGYGATPTDLKIVRFRLSSYICDVYDFRRNSWSSWNTTIYDIGFFQYPVGTFVNGSLYWVNMDQKLIVLIVKDMVLSKRILPCTYCIKCLGTIDGCLCLLKQITLSRFELWVRKEHCIESSWVNTYSFMLDCIESFNSRTLKILDDGRILMLNRADQLIIYDISKGSYKLLKNLLPDYHSYSSLQRVRGDFGFTSRDWKTERRNQRR; encoded by the coding sequence ATGGACACCAATTATATACCTAATGAGATTGTTGCTAATATGCTTTCTCGACTTGAAGCAAAGTCATTGCTACGGTTACAGTGCGTATCCAAGTATTGGCATTCCATGCTTATGGACCCCGACTTTATGAAATTAAGATCACGCAAAACCATCATTCTTTCTTTAGGTAAAACCTTACACTTCATAGACGTCACTGACGAGAGTACTTATTCGACATTCAAGTGCTCTAGTCCATCACAACAATTAGGTGTCAAAGAAACAGACATCCAAGTTATTGGATCGTTGAATGGTTTAGTCGTATTGGTAAATGTAAATGCCTTCGTTTTATACAACCCTTTTACCGGTGAGTCCAAGAGACTTCCACGTCCTCCTACTCCAAATCATTCGGATAGTGGATACGGATTTGGTTACGGTGCTACTCCGACTGACCTAAAAATTGTTAGGTTTAGACTCTCTTCCTATATTTGTGATGTCTACGACTTCAGAAGGAATTCGTGGAGCTCATGGAATACGACGATATACGACATTGGGTTTTTTCAATATCCGGTGGGTACGTTTGTAAATGGATCTTTGTATTGGGTTAATATGGATCAAAAGTTGATTGTCCTCATTGTTAAAGACATGGTCCTTTCTAAGAGAATTCTACCCTGTACTTACTGCATTAAATGTCTAGGTACAATAGATGGATGCCTTTGTTTGCTCAAACAGATAACTTTATCGAGATTCGAGTTGTGGGTGAGGAAGGAACATTGCATTGAGAGCTCATGGGTGAATACATATTCATTTATGTTAGATTGTATAGAATCTTTCAACTCCCGCACTCTTAAGATTTTGGATGATGGAAGAATTCTTATGCTGAATCGCGCTGATCAACTAATTATCTATGATATTTCAAAAGGATCGTATAAATTACTTAAGAATTTGTTACCTGACTACCATAGTTATTCTAGTTTGCAAAGAGTACGTGGAGACTTTGGTTTCACCTCTCGAGATTGGAAGACAGAAAGAAGAAATCAAAGACGATAA